Proteins encoded in a region of the Zunongwangia endophytica genome:
- the rnpA gene encoding ribonuclease P protein component: MEEGFKKHEKLKSKILIDKLFAEGVSIKNYPLRLVYIPITSQDTSVASAKNQYFKTGFSVPKKFVKTAVQRNRIKRLMRESFRKNKYLVTTGAKQQYALMFIYLSREDISQIKMEQLMLNLLERLKRKEQISVESI, encoded by the coding sequence ATGGAAGAAGGCTTTAAAAAACATGAAAAATTAAAGAGTAAAATTCTTATCGATAAGCTTTTTGCTGAAGGGGTTTCGATAAAAAATTATCCACTTCGGTTAGTCTATATTCCTATTACTTCTCAGGATACTTCAGTTGCTTCAGCTAAGAATCAATATTTTAAGACGGGTTTTTCTGTTCCGAAGAAATTTGTAAAAACCGCTGTACAGCGTAACCGCATTAAAAGATTGATGCGAGAATCTTTCAGAAAAAATAAGTATCTTGTAACGACCGGGGCTAAGCAACAATATGCTTTAATGTTTATATATCTTTCCCGCGAAGACATTTCTCAAATCAAGATGGAGCAATTGATGCTTAACTTACTAGAACGGCTAAAACGCAAAGAGCAAATTAGTGTGGAAAGTATATAG
- a CDS encoding 2-hydroxyacid dehydrogenase → MKLAFFSTKSYDKEFFDHYDQKEIQLKYFEVRLYKDTANLAKNYDGVCVFVHDDLDEETLEILAENDVKFVVLRCAGFNNVNLAAADKVGIKVYRVPAYSPEAVAEHAVALILTLNRKTHKAYNRIREGNFSLERLRGFNLHGKTVGVIGTGKIGSIFAKNMRGFGCKIIAYDKFENPEILENGGTYVSFEELMRQSDIISLHCPLNPETKHIINEESFQLMKDGMMLINTSRGPLINTLDTIEALKSGKLGYLGIDVYEQEEQLFFKDLSESIIKDDVISRLISFPNVLITAHQGFLTKEALQQIAEVTIQNISDFQEGRDTNNQLKV, encoded by the coding sequence ATGAAATTAGCTTTTTTCAGCACTAAATCTTACGATAAAGAATTCTTTGATCATTATGACCAAAAAGAAATTCAGCTAAAATATTTTGAAGTAAGACTCTACAAAGACACTGCAAATCTGGCTAAAAATTACGATGGTGTTTGTGTTTTTGTCCATGATGATCTGGATGAAGAAACATTAGAGATATTAGCTGAAAACGACGTTAAATTTGTTGTCCTTCGTTGCGCTGGTTTCAATAATGTAAATCTTGCTGCGGCCGATAAAGTTGGAATAAAAGTCTATCGCGTACCTGCTTATTCTCCTGAGGCTGTTGCCGAGCATGCGGTAGCATTAATTCTAACGCTAAACCGCAAAACGCATAAAGCTTATAACAGAATTAGAGAAGGAAATTTTTCTTTGGAACGCTTACGTGGTTTCAATCTTCATGGTAAAACCGTTGGAGTAATTGGTACCGGTAAAATAGGAAGCATTTTTGCCAAAAACATGAGAGGTTTTGGATGTAAGATTATTGCTTACGATAAATTCGAAAATCCCGAAATACTAGAAAACGGCGGAACTTATGTCTCTTTTGAAGAATTAATGAGGCAATCTGATATCATTTCGTTGCACTGCCCATTAAATCCTGAAACAAAGCATATAATTAATGAAGAAAGCTTCCAATTAATGAAAGACGGTATGATGCTTATAAATACAAGCCGCGGACCGTTAATCAATACTCTGGATACCATAGAAGCCTTAAAATCTGGCAAATTAGGCTATTTAGGGATCGATGTTTACGAGCAGGAAGAGCAATTATTTTTTAAAGATCTTTCAGAAAGTATTATTAAAGATGATGTTATTTCGCGTTTAATTTCATTCCCAAATGTATTAATCACAGCGCATCAGGGCTTTCTAACCAAAGAAGCCTTGCAGCAAATCGCTGAGGTTACGATACAGAATATTAGTGATTTTCAAGAAGGAAGAGATACTAACAATCAGCTTAAGGTTTAG
- a CDS encoding cation:proton antiporter, with protein MLELAGIIILGILAQWVAWKFKIPAILPLILIGLSVGPIATLFTENGNKLIEPIWNGESGLFPGESLFYFVSLAIGVILFEGGLTLKKGEILNVGFVIVKLITIAVIVTFIGAGIAAHYIFDLSWQISFLFASLIIVTGPTVITPILRNIPLKKDVSIILKWEGILIDPIGALVAVLVFEFISAGKGKEYTSTVLLEFGKIVLFGFTFGFTFAHALAYSIKKNIIPHYLLNVLTLAAVLGVFVLSDQFAHESGLLAVVVMGMVMGNIDLPNLKELLYFKESLSILLISILFILLAANINMEDLYLIFTGKAIWLFAVIVFVVRPLGVFVSSINSSLKFNEKLFISWVGPRGIVAAGIASLFGIELQRQGIEGAEYITPLVFMIVLGTVLLNATTARLFAQLVGVFLKNSEGILIIGASSFSRIIGKYMEDNGRHVVLVDNNGMNIRKAKSMGLDAIEENVYSEDLINNIELNDIGYLMAMTSNSEINKNAINKFRKHFGENGSFRVVSPEEMSDPENNPKEGLFSQTDDYVKLTNLARKYSQVHEITLNSKEHYEGLIEISKTDPDIIPLFVKNVEGNLSIIPSNSKEVEIEEEFKLVYLGKQMEVEEDSNTGDAEDTKTNTEEEEEK; from the coding sequence ATGTTAGAGTTAGCAGGAATCATTATACTAGGAATATTGGCACAATGGGTTGCTTGGAAATTTAAAATTCCTGCGATCTTGCCTTTAATTTTAATCGGCTTAAGCGTAGGACCGATTGCAACTTTGTTTACAGAAAACGGTAATAAACTAATTGAACCTATTTGGAATGGTGAATCTGGTTTATTTCCCGGGGAAAGTCTGTTTTATTTTGTCTCCTTAGCCATAGGTGTGATCCTATTTGAAGGTGGTTTAACACTCAAAAAGGGCGAAATTCTTAATGTTGGTTTTGTAATTGTGAAGCTAATTACCATCGCCGTAATTGTAACTTTTATTGGTGCAGGGATCGCAGCTCACTATATTTTTGATCTTAGCTGGCAAATATCGTTCTTATTCGCTTCTTTAATTATTGTAACGGGACCAACGGTAATTACGCCAATTCTTCGGAATATTCCATTAAAGAAAGATGTCTCTATAATCCTGAAGTGGGAAGGTATACTTATCGATCCTATTGGAGCACTTGTTGCAGTTTTGGTTTTTGAGTTTATTTCTGCTGGGAAAGGGAAAGAATATACTTCAACGGTACTATTAGAATTTGGTAAAATTGTGCTTTTTGGATTCACATTCGGATTCACTTTTGCCCATGCCCTAGCCTACAGTATCAAGAAGAATATAATTCCGCATTATTTATTAAACGTATTGACCCTTGCAGCAGTTTTAGGAGTGTTTGTACTTTCAGATCAATTTGCCCACGAAAGCGGACTTTTGGCTGTAGTTGTGATGGGAATGGTAATGGGAAATATCGATCTTCCAAACTTAAAAGAACTGCTATATTTCAAGGAATCTTTAAGTATTCTTTTAATTTCCATATTGTTTATTCTGCTTGCTGCAAATATCAATATGGAGGATTTATACTTAATCTTTACCGGTAAAGCTATTTGGTTATTTGCTGTTATTGTTTTTGTAGTGCGACCACTTGGAGTGTTTGTGAGTAGTATAAATTCATCACTAAAATTTAATGAAAAGCTATTTATTAGTTGGGTTGGTCCGCGAGGTATTGTTGCGGCAGGTATTGCATCCCTATTTGGTATCGAGTTGCAAAGACAAGGCATAGAGGGTGCTGAATATATCACGCCGCTGGTATTTATGATCGTATTAGGAACGGTGCTTTTAAACGCAACCACAGCACGCTTATTCGCTCAATTAGTAGGTGTATTTTTAAAGAATTCTGAAGGGATTCTTATTATCGGTGCGTCATCTTTCTCTAGAATAATCGGTAAATACATGGAAGATAATGGCAGACATGTTGTTTTGGTAGATAACAACGGTATGAACATTAGAAAAGCAAAAAGCATGGGCTTAGATGCTATCGAAGAAAATGTATATTCTGAAGATTTGATTAATAATATTGAACTTAATGATATTGGTTATTTAATGGCGATGACCAGTAACAGTGAAATCAATAAGAACGCTATCAACAAATTTAGAAAGCATTTTGGTGAAAATGGATCTTTTAGAGTGGTTTCTCCTGAAGAAATGTCTGATCCTGAAAATAATCCAAAAGAAGGTTTGTTCTCGCAAACAGATGATTATGTGAAACTAACAAACCTGGCCAGAAAGTATTCGCAGGTGCATGAAATTACTTTAAACTCTAAAGAACATTACGAAGGATTAATTGAAATTTCGAAAACCGATCCAGATATCATTCCGCTATTCGTTAAAAATGTAGAAGGTAATCTTAGTATCATTCCTTCAAACAGTAAAGAAGTAGAGATCGAAGAAGAATTTAAACTTGTTTACTTAGGAAAACAAATGGAAGTTGAAGAAGATTCTAATACCGGCGATGCTGAAGATACTAAAACAAATACTGAAGAGGAAGAAGAGAAATAA
- a CDS encoding lipocalin family protein codes for MTNKINGTWKVSDIYCRGIMDLGTVNYEFVGQSIGFDNYTFNFSKGGTYKLSGSYTAAITTIIDGQQNESQEEIPFASASGFYAIERNTLFLETDDEIQEIDIVEISSDQLVLNASGSSFLTRGMGDLANVEVMDITLEKQ; via the coding sequence ATGACCAATAAAATAAATGGGACTTGGAAAGTTTCAGATATCTATTGCAGAGGAATTATGGATCTAGGCACTGTAAACTACGAGTTTGTAGGGCAATCAATAGGTTTTGATAATTATACATTCAATTTTAGTAAAGGTGGAACATATAAATTATCAGGATCCTATACAGCAGCTATTACTACGATTATTGATGGGCAACAAAACGAATCACAAGAGGAAATTCCTTTTGCCTCTGCATCGGGATTTTATGCAATAGAACGTAATACATTATTTTTGGAAACAGACGATGAAATTCAAGAGATCGACATTGTTGAAATATCTTCAGATCAATTAGTCTTGAACGCTTCTGGGTCTTCCTTTTTGACTAGGGGAATGGGCGATTTGGCAAATGTAGAAGTTATGGATATTACCCTCGAGAAACAATAA
- a CDS encoding MBL fold metallo-hydrolase, whose protein sequence is MKLYPIEAGNFKLDGGAMFGVVPKSLWQRTNPADSNNMIDIGARSLLIEDGDKLILIDTGLGDKQSEKFFSFYYPWGDDSIDKSLKKHGFHRDEITDVFTTHLHFDHCGGCIQWNKDRTGYEPAFKNARYWSNKDHWDWATNPNAREKASFLKENILPIQESGQLHFVDRKDNESFANIPDLGFGVLFVDGHTDKQMIPHLEYNGKKLVFMADLLPTAGHLPLPYVMGFDTRPLLTLPEKKSFLDKAADEEIYLFMQHDAHNEVITVKHTEKGVRLNQTYTFNELFN, encoded by the coding sequence ATGAAATTATATCCTATCGAAGCGGGAAATTTTAAGTTAGATGGCGGGGCCATGTTTGGCGTTGTGCCAAAAAGCTTATGGCAACGCACAAATCCTGCAGATAGTAATAACATGATCGATATTGGCGCACGCAGCCTTTTAATCGAAGATGGTGACAAACTAATCCTTATTGATACAGGACTAGGTGACAAGCAAAGTGAAAAATTCTTTAGCTTCTATTATCCCTGGGGAGATGATTCTATCGATAAGTCATTAAAAAAGCACGGATTTCATCGTGATGAAATTACCGATGTTTTTACGACGCATCTACATTTTGACCATTGTGGAGGATGTATACAATGGAATAAAGATCGCACCGGTTACGAACCGGCTTTTAAAAATGCCAGATACTGGAGTAATAAAGATCATTGGGATTGGGCTACCAACCCAAATGCGAGAGAAAAGGCTTCTTTTTTAAAAGAAAATATTCTGCCAATCCAAGAAAGTGGACAGTTGCATTTTGTAGATCGAAAGGATAATGAAAGTTTCGCAAATATTCCAGATTTAGGCTTTGGCGTACTCTTTGTAGATGGTCATACCGATAAACAAATGATACCGCATTTGGAATACAACGGAAAAAAACTGGTTTTTATGGCCGATCTTTTACCTACCGCAGGGCATTTGCCTTTGCCTTATGTTATGGGATTTGATACCAGACCATTATTAACTTTACCAGAGAAGAAAAGCTTTTTGGATAAAGCTGCAGATGAAGAAATCTATCTTTTTATGCAACATGATGCGCACAACGAAGTTATAACCGTAAAACACACCGAAAAAGGTGTGCGACTTAATCAAACATACACGTTTAATGAATTATTTAATTAA
- a CDS encoding S8 family serine peptidase: protein MNYLIKMKIPFYKPLLAATSAAILASCGSSAPTIVSTPIENIDTIPLKVTALTDAQFKNWPEADLITDTIPGMSINKAYSEIIKNQKGAKVIVGVIDSGTDIEHEDLKNVIWTNTDEIPGNGKDDDNNGYIDDVHGWNFLGDAVDENLEFVRIYRDLKPKYEGKSASNVSEANREEFILYKEAEAEFEKKMNEAKQNLSQYQQIKSQLVSAHQAVSSQLGKEDYTTEELRAMQATAQPLNQYKAMLLQIQQNVNENIPTAIEELDGALDYYTDQVEVNLNPDLNGRAIVGDDPNDLDDRNYGNNNVMGPEADKENIKHGTHVAGIIAAQRNNGIGMNGVANNVEIMPVRAVPNGDEYDKDIALAIRYAVDNGAKVINTSFGKYFSTHPDWVRDAIKYAADNDVLIVNAAGNESVNLDEEMVYPNDQTPDMPQEISDNFLTVGALNYDYGSDLVAGFSNYGKKNVDVFAPGSKIWSTTPNNEYEFLQGTSMASPAVAGVAAMIRSYFPKLTAPQVKKIIMDSGLPVKTNVIVGGDRLNTQQFSELSTSGKIVNLYNALILASKVSK from the coding sequence ATGAATTATTTAATTAAAATGAAGATTCCATTTTATAAACCTTTATTGGCTGCTACCTCAGCAGCCATTCTTGCGTCTTGCGGTAGCAGCGCGCCAACAATCGTTTCAACTCCAATTGAGAATATTGATACCATTCCACTTAAAGTAACTGCGCTTACTGATGCTCAGTTTAAAAACTGGCCTGAAGCCGATTTGATTACCGATACCATTCCGGGAATGAGTATCAACAAAGCGTATTCAGAAATTATAAAAAATCAAAAAGGCGCTAAAGTTATCGTTGGTGTTATTGATAGCGGAACTGATATTGAACACGAAGACCTTAAAAATGTTATCTGGACTAATACCGATGAAATTCCGGGAAATGGTAAAGATGACGATAATAACGGGTATATAGATGATGTTCACGGCTGGAACTTTTTAGGTGATGCTGTAGATGAAAATCTTGAATTTGTTAGAATTTACAGAGATTTAAAACCAAAGTACGAAGGAAAGTCTGCAAGCAATGTAAGCGAAGCTAATCGCGAGGAATTTATTTTATACAAGGAGGCGGAAGCTGAATTTGAAAAGAAAATGAATGAAGCAAAGCAGAATTTATCGCAATATCAACAAATTAAATCGCAATTAGTTTCTGCACACCAGGCGGTTTCTTCACAACTAGGAAAAGAAGATTATACTACTGAAGAACTTCGCGCGATGCAGGCAACAGCACAGCCGCTAAATCAATACAAAGCGATGTTGCTTCAGATTCAGCAAAATGTAAATGAAAATATTCCTACAGCTATTGAAGAATTAGATGGCGCTTTAGATTATTATACAGATCAAGTTGAAGTTAATCTAAATCCAGACCTTAACGGAAGAGCTATTGTAGGTGACGATCCTAATGATCTTGACGATCGAAACTATGGCAATAACAACGTTATGGGCCCAGAAGCTGATAAAGAGAATATAAAACACGGTACACACGTTGCTGGTATTATCGCGGCTCAAAGAAATAATGGAATTGGTATGAACGGCGTTGCTAACAATGTCGAAATTATGCCGGTAAGAGCGGTACCTAATGGAGATGAGTATGATAAAGATATTGCTTTAGCGATTCGATATGCAGTAGATAATGGTGCAAAAGTTATTAATACGAGTTTCGGGAAATATTTCTCTACGCACCCAGATTGGGTAAGAGATGCCATTAAATACGCGGCCGATAATGATGTGTTAATTGTAAATGCAGCAGGTAACGAAAGTGTAAACCTGGATGAAGAAATGGTATATCCAAACGATCAAACGCCAGATATGCCTCAGGAAATTAGTGACAATTTTCTAACAGTAGGTGCTTTAAATTACGATTATGGATCTGATTTAGTAGCCGGTTTTTCTAACTACGGAAAGAAAAATGTAGATGTATTTGCTCCCGGAAGCAAAATCTGGTCTACCACGCCAAACAACGAATACGAATTTTTACAAGGAACTTCCATGGCTTCTCCAGCGGTTGCAGGAGTAGCTGCCATGATTAGATCTTATTTTCCTAAATTAACAGCTCCACAGGTTAAAAAGATTATTATGGATAGCGGTTTACCGGTAAAAACCAATGTAATTGTTGGCGGAGATCGATTAAACACTCAGCAATTTAGTGAGCTTTCAACCTCTGGTAAAATTGTTAATTTATATAATGCTTTAATATTAGCATCTAAAGTTTCTAAATAA
- the lepA gene encoding translation elongation factor 4 → MKHIRNFCIIAHIDHGKSTLADRLLDFTGSVTEREKQAQLLDSMDLERERGITIKSHAIQMDYVHEGEQYTLNLIDTPGHVDFSYEVSRSIAACEGALLVVDAAQSIQAQTISNLYLALENDLEIIPVLNKVDLPSANPEEVTDDIVDLLGCDPEDVIPASAKTGIGIEEILHAIITKIPAPSGKVDAPLRALIFDSVYNPFRGVETFFRVINGSIKKNQHIKFVATQKDYSADEVGTLKLIQHPKQEIKTGDVGYLITGIKDAREVKVGDTITDAKNPTTEAVAGFEDVKPMVFAGIYPVDTEEYEELRASMEKLQLNDASLTFLPESSAALGFGFRCGFLGMLHLEIIQERLEREFNMTVITTVPNVSYFAYTNKNPDELILVNNPSDLPEPSSLNRVEEPFIKATIITKADYVGNVMSLCIEKRGEITNQTYLTTERVELTFDMPLAEIVFDFYDRLKTVSRGYASFDYSPIGMRASKLVKVDVLLNANKVDALSALLHQDNAYDIGKKMCEKLKELIPRQQFDIPIQAAIGAKIISRETVKALRKDVTAKCYGGDISRKRKLLEKQKKGKKRMRQVGNVEIPQEAFMAVLKLND, encoded by the coding sequence ATGAAACACATACGTAACTTTTGTATCATCGCCCATATCGATCATGGTAAAAGTACACTGGCAGATAGACTTTTAGACTTTACAGGATCGGTAACAGAAAGAGAAAAGCAAGCACAGCTTTTGGATAGTATGGATTTGGAGCGAGAGCGTGGTATCACTATTAAAAGTCATGCAATCCAAATGGATTATGTTCACGAAGGTGAGCAATACACACTTAATCTTATAGACACCCCAGGACACGTAGATTTTTCTTACGAAGTTTCTCGTTCTATTGCTGCGTGTGAAGGTGCTTTACTGGTGGTCGATGCAGCGCAAAGTATACAGGCGCAAACAATTTCTAACTTGTACCTGGCTTTAGAAAATGACTTGGAAATTATTCCCGTTCTAAATAAAGTTGATTTGCCTAGTGCAAATCCTGAAGAAGTAACCGACGATATTGTAGACCTTTTAGGCTGTGATCCAGAAGATGTAATTCCTGCAAGTGCTAAAACCGGTATTGGTATCGAAGAAATTCTACATGCCATCATTACAAAAATACCAGCGCCAAGCGGTAAAGTTGATGCTCCTTTAAGAGCATTGATTTTCGATTCGGTTTATAATCCTTTTCGTGGTGTAGAAACCTTCTTTAGAGTAATAAACGGAAGTATTAAAAAGAACCAGCATATTAAATTTGTTGCTACACAAAAAGATTATTCGGCAGACGAGGTTGGTACGCTAAAACTAATACAACATCCCAAACAGGAAATTAAAACTGGGGATGTTGGGTATTTAATTACGGGCATTAAAGATGCTCGAGAAGTAAAAGTAGGGGATACTATTACCGATGCTAAAAATCCGACTACAGAAGCTGTTGCCGGTTTCGAAGATGTAAAACCAATGGTTTTTGCAGGAATTTATCCGGTAGATACCGAGGAATACGAAGAGCTTAGAGCTTCTATGGAAAAACTTCAGCTTAATGATGCTTCATTAACTTTCTTACCAGAAAGTTCTGCTGCACTAGGCTTTGGTTTTAGATGTGGATTCCTAGGAATGCTTCACCTAGAAATTATTCAGGAGCGATTAGAGCGAGAGTTTAATATGACGGTTATTACTACGGTACCTAACGTGTCTTATTTTGCTTATACCAATAAAAATCCTGATGAACTTATTTTAGTAAATAATCCATCAGATCTACCAGAGCCATCAAGCTTAAATAGGGTAGAAGAGCCTTTTATAAAAGCTACTATAATCACTAAAGCCGACTATGTAGGTAATGTAATGTCACTTTGTATTGAAAAACGTGGTGAGATTACCAACCAGACCTATTTAACAACAGAGCGTGTAGAGCTTACTTTCGATATGCCTTTGGCAGAAATTGTGTTCGATTTTTACGATCGTTTAAAAACTGTTTCACGTGGTTACGCTTCTTTCGATTATTCTCCTATCGGTATGCGCGCTTCCAAATTAGTAAAAGTAGATGTACTACTTAATGCTAATAAAGTAGATGCACTTTCAGCCTTATTACACCAGGATAATGCTTACGACATTGGTAAGAAAATGTGCGAGAAACTGAAAGAATTAATACCAAGACAACAGTTTGATATTCCTATTCAGGCAGCGATTGGTGCTAAAATTATCTCTAGAGAAACCGTAAAAGCGCTTAGAAAAGATGTTACCGCTAAATGTTATGGTGGAGATATCTCTCGTAAAAGAAAGCTCTTAGAAAAGCAGAAAAAGGGTAAAAAACGTATGCGACAAGTAGGTAATGTTGAAATTCCTCAGGAAGCTTTTATGGCCGTTCTAAAACTGAACGATTAA
- a CDS encoding YebC/PmpR family DNA-binding transcriptional regulator has translation MAGHSKWANIKHRKGAQDKRRAKQFTRAIKEISVAVKEGGGPDPESNPGLRNAISNAKGVNMPKDTITRAIKKASGADADNYELVTFEGYGPNGIAIFVECTTDNTNRTVSSVRSIFSKNGGSLGTNGSLEFLFDKKGVFVLEKEKIERNLEEFELELIEGGATKIEKEDDLISVYTDFEDFGLMSSKLEELEIETKSSEVQRIPLNTVELPVEDAKKILNLIEKFEDDDDVQNVYHNLEITDELIDAMEEE, from the coding sequence ATGGCAGGACATAGCAAATGGGCAAATATAAAACACCGCAAAGGAGCACAGGACAAAAGACGTGCAAAACAATTTACCAGAGCAATAAAAGAAATTAGTGTCGCTGTTAAAGAAGGAGGAGGGCCAGATCCCGAATCTAACCCTGGTCTGCGCAATGCTATAAGCAATGCCAAAGGGGTAAATATGCCAAAAGATACCATCACCAGAGCCATTAAAAAGGCAAGTGGGGCAGATGCCGATAATTACGAGCTGGTTACTTTTGAGGGTTACGGCCCTAACGGAATAGCGATCTTTGTAGAGTGCACTACCGATAATACGAACCGTACAGTATCTTCTGTGCGATCTATTTTTTCTAAAAATGGGGGGAGTTTGGGAACCAATGGTTCATTAGAATTCTTATTCGATAAAAAAGGAGTTTTTGTTCTTGAAAAAGAAAAGATTGAAAGAAACCTAGAAGAATTTGAGCTTGAACTTATTGAAGGTGGCGCTACCAAAATTGAAAAAGAAGACGATCTTATTTCTGTTTATACCGATTTTGAAGATTTTGGCCTGATGTCTTCAAAATTAGAAGAACTGGAAATTGAAACTAAATCTTCTGAAGTACAGCGAATTCCTTTAAATACCGTAGAACTTCCGGTTGAAGATGCTAAAAAAATCCTCAACCTTATTGAAAAATTTGAAGACGATGATGATGTTCAAAATGTATATCACAATCTTGAAATCACCGACGAATTAATCGATGCGATGGAGGAGGAATAA
- a CDS encoding M1 family metallopeptidase: MKKLIFSMAFLASVFAQAQNNTGYWQQHVDYDMDVDMDVENYQYTGTQELVYTNNSPDTLNRVFYHMFFNAFQPGSEMDSRLQDINDPDGRMVNNKGDRQNPDYESRISKLNEDEIGYLRATSLTQDGKEVTMGDEETILIVNLAEPILPGKSTTFKMEFEGQVPVQIRRSGRNNADDVALSMTQWYPKLAEYDFEGWHADPYIAREFHGVWGDFDVTINIDKDYIIGGTGELQNPKEIGYGYEEEGTKVKRKGKKLAWNFKAEKVHDFAWAADPEFIHDKLETESGVTLHFLYKDDAKVKDAWKRIQPETAKLLAFFNEHIGPYPWPQYSIIQGGDGGMEYAMCTLITGGEDYNSLLGTTAHEFAHSWFQQLLGTNESEHPWMDEGFTTYISGLAQKTIKGTSGNPVSGSYRGYNYIATSGKEQPQTTHGDRYDINTAYSIAAYSKGSVFLAQLGYIIGQENLAKTLNRYYDEWKFKHPTPNDFIRVAEKVSGAELNWYLNDWTRTTNKIDYAINSVEEAENGTKITLERKGLMPMPVEVTVTMNDGSKKLYYMPLRMMRWEKPAEGDVDREVREDWAWAMPTYDLNIDTPKEAIKSIEIDESQLMADISRNNNTYGEVDSE; the protein is encoded by the coding sequence ATGAAAAAACTGATTTTTAGTATGGCCTTTTTGGCCAGTGTTTTTGCACAAGCACAAAATAATACCGGTTACTGGCAACAGCATGTAGACTACGATATGGACGTAGATATGGATGTTGAAAATTATCAATATACTGGTACCCAAGAACTGGTTTATACCAATAACTCTCCCGATACATTAAACAGGGTTTTTTACCATATGTTTTTTAACGCATTTCAGCCGGGAAGCGAAATGGATAGCCGTTTACAGGATATCAATGATCCAGATGGTAGAATGGTAAATAACAAAGGTGATCGCCAAAATCCAGATTACGAAAGTAGAATTTCAAAACTTAATGAAGATGAAATTGGTTATTTAAGAGCCACTTCTTTAACTCAGGATGGGAAAGAAGTAACGATGGGAGATGAGGAAACTATTCTTATTGTAAATCTTGCTGAACCAATTTTGCCCGGTAAATCTACTACTTTTAAAATGGAATTTGAAGGTCAGGTACCCGTTCAAATAAGAAGATCTGGTAGAAATAATGCCGATGATGTTGCACTTTCTATGACGCAGTGGTATCCTAAATTAGCAGAATATGATTTTGAAGGATGGCATGCAGATCCTTATATCGCCAGAGAATTTCATGGGGTTTGGGGAGATTTTGATGTGACTATTAACATCGATAAAGATTATATTATCGGTGGTACAGGAGAGTTACAAAACCCAAAAGAAATTGGCTACGGTTACGAAGAAGAAGGCACTAAAGTAAAGCGTAAAGGCAAAAAATTAGCCTGGAATTTTAAAGCCGAGAAAGTTCATGATTTTGCATGGGCTGCAGATCCAGAATTTATTCACGACAAACTGGAAACAGAAAGTGGTGTAACTCTTCATTTTTTGTACAAAGATGATGCGAAGGTTAAAGATGCATGGAAAAGAATTCAGCCAGAAACAGCCAAATTATTAGCTTTTTTTAATGAACATATTGGTCCTTATCCATGGCCACAATACTCAATTATCCAAGGAGGTGATGGTGGTATGGAGTACGCGATGTGTACTTTAATCACTGGTGGTGAAGACTACAATAGCCTTCTAGGAACTACTGCTCACGAATTTGCACATTCATGGTTTCAGCAGCTTTTAGGAACTAACGAATCTGAGCATCCTTGGATGGACGAAGGTTTTACTACTTATATTTCTGGATTAGCACAAAAAACGATAAAAGGTACTTCTGGAAATCCGGTTTCTGGATCTTACAGAGGTTACAACTATATCGCGACTTCTGGAAAGGAGCAACCACAAACCACCCATGGAGATCGTTATGATATTAACACTGCATATTCGATCGCTGCTTATAGTAAAGGTTCAGTTTTCTTAGCGCAACTTGGTTATATTATTGGTCAGGAAAATCTTGCAAAAACTTTAAATCGTTATTATGATGAGTGGAAATTTAAACATCCAACACCAAACGATTTTATAAGAGTTGCTGAAAAGGTTTCTGGAGCCGAGTTAAACTGGTATTTAAATGACTGGACAAGAACTACCAATAAAATCGATTACGCGATTAATAGTGTTGAAGAGGCTGAAAACGGAACTAAAATTACTTTAGAAAGAAAAGGCTTAATGCCAATGCCTGTTGAAGTAACCGTTACAATGAACGATGGTAGCAAGAAACTGTATTATATGCCATTGCGCATGATGCGTTGGGAAAAACCAGCAGAAGGTGACGTAGACCGCGAAGTAAGAGAAGATTGGGCGTGGGCAATGCCTACTTACGATTTGAATATAGATACTCCTAAAGAGGCTATAAAATCAATTGAAATAGATGAATCTCAGCTTATGGCAGATATAAGCCGTAATAATAATACTTATGGTGAAGTAGATTCAGAATAA